CAGCCCTGTTCACCTTGTTTGGACTGAAGCGCCAGGCCGAGGAACTGCTCGCACCTGAACGTCTTAAAGCTCAACAGCGGTTTCTTGCCGCGACGACCGCATACGAGCAGGCCAAGGCGGTCTTCGAGGTAGAAGCAAGGGCACAGCAGACGCCAGCAGCGGTGCGGGCCTACCGTCGCCAGCGTGTCGCCGCGCTGTTTGAGACCAGTCTGCCCGACGCGCCTGGCGATAGCTTCGCCCGGGCTGGCGTCGCTGAACTGCATCTCTTCGACACTCTTCAGCAGGTGTTTCCCGGCCGCATCCTCCGTCGCCGCCTGTTGAATACAGGTACGGTCTATCACCCGGACTACGTCTACGTTGATCCTGCACAGCGGCTGCGCATCGATATCGAACTCGACGAACCCTACGTCCTGAATACCCGTCTCCCGATTCACTACCTTGATGACGATCACAAAAGCGTCGATCACACCCGCGATCAGGCCTTCCTTTCAGCAGGCTGGCCGATCATCCGCTTTTCGGAACAGCAAGCGGTGACCGATCCACTCGGCTGTGCAAGGCAACTCGCGGACCTGATCGAACAGCTGATAGGCCACACCACAGTCCGTGTCAATGCGGTACCGCCCGTACAACCCCACCCCCGCTGGACACGTGCGGACGCAAACCGCATGGCGGAGCTTCACACACGCGGCCCGCTCCTCAAAGACGTCAAACGCGCTGAAGAGTTGCCGGTCAAGCAAGCCACACCGATCTTTGTCCCGTCACGCCATCAGCAGCGGATCTTTGACTTTCTCCGAACTGGAACGGGCCACGGCATGGTGGTGGCTGTCGCCGGGAGCGGGAAGAGCACCACCTTGCTGGAAGCCATCAAAGTGATTCGTGAGACGCAGCCGAACGCCCGCGTTATCCTGCTGGCCTTCAACCGCAGTATTCGTGGCGAACTGGCCGGTAAGCTGCAAGAAGCGGGTCTCCACAACGTTGAAACGGCGACCTTCAATGGGTTTGGACAGCGGGTACTGAACGCGCACCGGCCGGGGAGCCAGGTGATCAGGCACAAGGCGGCTGCGATGATCCAGCAGGCCGCCCGTGAAGTGCAGGGGAAGAGTCTGGACCGTGTGCAGCTGGAGAAAGCTCGGAAAATCTTCGCGTTGTTCCAGAGCTACATTCGTCTCGACCCGACCAATCCTGAAGATGTGCAGCAACTTTCGCGGCAGTACAAGGTGCCGGAAGCCGAGTCGCTGCGACAGGTCACGGTTCGAGCCCTTGAACTGAATGTGCAGAGCTATCAGCAGCAGAACACGCTGACCCTCGACGACCAGAACTATCTACCAGTGAAGCTGAATCTACCGATTCGTCCCTACGATTTCGTATTTGTGGATGAATGCCAAGATCTGACTCAAACACAGCTGGAATTGGTACGGCGTGCGGCGGGCGAACACGGACGCCTGCTGTTTGTCGGCGATCCCCGGCAGGCAATCATGGGGTTCCGAGGTGCGGACAACGACAGCATTGAGCACATCAAAGCGCTGCCGTCGTCACCAACGCTGTTGGATCTCACCGTGAGCTACCGTTGCCCGAAAGCACATGTGGGCTTGGCTCGGCGGCTGATGCCGAGTCTAGAAGCGGCGCCGAAGGCCGCAGAAGGGGAAGTCTACGAAGTGGGTTGGACAGAGGCCTTTCGGTATATCCAGGAAGGAGATCTGCTGTTCGCTCGGTACAATGCTGGGCTGGATTTGATGGTGATGGAGTTGTTGGCACGCGGGTTCACGCTCGCTTACGAAGGAAAACAAACGAACCGGTCGTCGCAGGGTGCAGAAGAGACGGAAGGCAGCGACTCGAACCGGGTGGCGGATCTGATCGCCAAAGTCCGCGGGGCGGCCCTGACCTTTGATACGGCTGTGCGTCCCCACCGCCCCCGGGTGGGCCCAAGAGATCACGCTGACGAGGTGCTGATGCCATGGCTCCTCGGGCAATTGGCGGAGCAGGCACGACACTGGGATGGGGACGCCTTTGCTGCCTTCGTTGAGCGGGTGACGCAGCCTGATCTCAGGACGGGTGTACGTGTTTCCACCGCGCATCAGGCCAAGGGACTGGAAGCGCGCCGAGTCTTTGTGATGGGATACGGACACTTTGGACAGTCCAGGCAGGATCAGCAGGAATGGGAATTCCAGCAGGAGCTGAACCTCCAGTACGTCGCGCTCACCCGCTCAAAGCACACGCTCTTCCTGGTTGGCCTTCCAGACTAAGCTTTCTGGCTCACGCTGCTGCGTGGGTTTCAGATTCGTTTGACACGGATGGTCGGGTGATGCTCTCTGGAGAAAGGACGTGTGTGCGATGGCAAGTGCCCTACGCGGCCAGAGAAGCCTGCTCACTTCCTACTTTTCGCCTAACACGCATCTCCTGTCGCTGGCCTCCACGCAGGCCCAGAGCGCCCCAAAGGAACTGACATGAAAAAGAAAATGCTCCTGCTGCTTGTCCTTGGCACCACCGCTCTTCTCAGTGCATGTGGTGGCTCGACGTCCGTCGTTCCCCCCGTCGATCCACCAGTGGTGACCCCACCCGTGGTTACGCCACCGGTCGTAACCCCACCTGGCACGACCGTCAATCCTCCGATTGCCTTGTCCATGAAAGAGCTGACGATTCACGCTGGCGAAACAATCCGTGTGACGGCTAATATCGCCACGGACTATGTGGATCGTCCTGTAGAAGGGACAGGGCTGCGTACTTCATTTGAGAATGCGCCGCTGAATGCTTTCGACCTGACGGCGCTTCCCAATGCCTACACTTACGATACATTTATCGTCGTTTCAGGACTGATTGACAGCAGTAAGCCGCTGGGTGGTGATACTTATACCTGGGTGAAGGTCCATGTTGTTGGCTCTGCTCCAGCGCCATGGTTGCACTCCGAGGCTCTGGCTGGCACCGCTGGCACGGTCGAGACAGAGTTCGTACGTCTGTTAAACGAGGCTCGTTCGAAAGGTGGTACCTGTACTGACAGCAGTACTGGACAGACAAAATCTTTTCCACCAGCCCCTGTCGTAACCCTAAACCAAATCGCTAGTTCGGGTTTACGGGTGAAGGCAAAGGATGCAGTTACTCGTAGCTGGTATACGCATTCCTCCCCAGAAGGGCTAGGTTATAATGATTATATTCAGCAGGCTGGAACGACAGGTTTCATTAATGAAGCACTTCTCACTGAAGCTCCAGACACCACACTTACTCCTACGCAAGAAGCTACTTTCGATCTCGCCTTATTCATGCACTCCTATATTCATTGCGGCATCATGTATGGATCTGCAAAAACAGCCGGTGGTCAGGTTGCCGTTGGTTGGTATAGCGGTCTAGATACGCATTTAGGTTATACAATGGCAGTTATGCCAGTTAGTTTTACTGACAGCAACGCTATTCAGGGACAGCCCGTTTTAGAGTTGAAGTAGTACTTAAGCAAAAACAATTAGCCTGGGTATATGTGAAAACATATACCCAGGCTATTATATTTATTGAATAAATCTAATGCGAATAACTTTGAATTGACTTTCTAACTCTCACAGCATTGAAAATTTAGGCAAGACTTTAGGAAGGATCATGCTTGGGCTCCTTCGGCGGATCACTGTTACCTCCAGAACTTCCACCGCAGTTGGCATATCCAGGATTCTGGGCACAGAAAGTTGGGTCATGAGGGTGATCAGGATCAGTAGCTGACCCGTTCCATCCATTAGCGTTACACTGCTCGAACGACCAGCCTGCTGGGCAGCTAGTGCTTCCACCGCCCGTATTTCCAGCATCTGGTGGGGTAGTGGCAGGTGGGGATGATGCCGAATAGTCGACCGTCACGAAAATAGTTGTGTCCGATGGCAAGTCAAAAATCTTGGTTGGAGTAATGGTTGGAGTTACCGTTACTCCGTTTGAATTAACCGCTGTCGGCGCATTTACACTGTACGTTCCTGTGGGAATATTATTAGCCGCCATAGGTGTAGTGGAGCGGCTACCATCCATTCGGATGGTTGTCGGACCCTGCACATATACAGATGTTCCTGTCGATTCGGGCAAGCCAATTACTCTCAGAGTAATATTGCCTTTCGGCTGCGCATCTGCGTACTTTACCACCACACTTTGAAGTTGATTTTTTTCAATATGGATTGCATACGCAGGGGAAGCTGGTACAAAAGTTCCACTATTCGAGGGGCGGAGCACATAATCGCCTACTGGCAGATAGTCGATACGGAGAGATCCGTCTGCAAGGGTTAGCCGTAGATTACTTGGTCCAATCAAAGTGGCTGAAGCAGTATGTCCGTTCAACCCCTGAACAATGATCTTGAGGCTCCCCACGTCTGCTGCGACGGCTGGCGGACTCACTGGCACGGGAGGTGAGATGTATGTCACCACAACCGTCGTGGTCTGGCCTTCCGTGATGGTCAGGGTATTGCTTGGTGACTGTGGCCTGGTGCTCCCGACATTGCTCGGTGTCAGAACATAGCTGCCAGTGGGCAGGTTCTGGACCGTCGTCACACCATCGGTGAGGTAGAGCGAGTAGTTGCTTGCGCCCGCGATCTGCGCTAGGGCACTCTGTCCGTTCAACCCGGAGACCTGGATGCGGAGATCGCCGACTGGCGTGTTCGCAATCGGTGCCGGGGGTGTCGGGCTGACAGCGGCAGGGGCAGTGAAGGTCAGTGTGGCATTGGTTTGCTGCCCAGCCAGCACCGTGAGCATCACTGCAGGCGCGGTATACGTCGCGCTCCCCACGGTGCTGCTGGTGCCCGCGAGGAGATACGTGCCGGGCAGCAGACCATGGACTTCATAACTGCCATTAGTCAGGCCGGTTTTGCTGAATGGCGTCTGGCCTTTGATGCTCAGGTTGGTGCCATTGCTGCCAGGAAGGCCCGCGACCGTCAGGTGAACACCACCGGTACTGACGACATACTTCGCCTGGAGGAAGGCGGTGCCCCAGGTGTCGAAGAGTTTGGCTGGGCTGCCGCCCACCGTCACACTGTAGGTTTCGCCACCAGCCACGATGTCGTTGGCGGTGAGGGAATAGCTGCCAGGTTTGACGGGCATGTACGCGGTGCTGACGACGGGGCGCTGGCCTTCGACGCTGCTGTCTGGCCCGTGCACCGTGACATCTGGCGTGCTGCCGCTCGGCACCCCGAGGATCGTCACCTTGACCTGGGCCTCGTTCGGAATGGTCAGGCCCATCTCCGCACAGCCGAGCATCCGAGTGATCTTCTGCGGGTGCAAGGGGACCATCGCAAGGCGGTCGATATTGGTGCCCGCATCGATGGCCATGGGAATGAATCCGAACAGCGTGCCCGCACTGGTCGTGTTCGCGGGCGCACCTTGTGGATCACGAATGAAGGTACCGGACGGGGTCTGGTAGACGTAGCTGAAGCCCAGTCCGGCAGACGAACCGAGGGTATCGGTGCGGCCCTGGGTGGTGCGGCGGATCTGGCCGCTGCGCAGATCGAAGGCCAGGCGTCGAGCGGGCCAGGCCAGGATGGTGTTGTCGCTCGGCAGCCCGGTCGGGCAGTCGACGACGTAGTGGGTAGTGTCCGGGTGACTGCGAACGGTTTCCAGCTTGGCGACACCGTTGGCGGCCACCAGCAGCACCTCATCCCCAACGGCGGCATTCAGTCCTGGGATGTAGAGCAGCGTTTGGGCGTGGATGTCATTCTGGAGGGGGACGATGACCGCGCCGCGCAGGGTGAACACCGCGTCGAGCGAGTGACTGTCCGCGTTAATGAAGCTGGCGAAGCCGCCGCTGCGGAAGGCTTCCTGGAAGATCTGTACCTGCTTGGTGACGTTGATCGAGGCGCTGGCGTCCTGCGCGCGCCCGGCCAGTTGCTGAGAGACGCGGGGGAAGGCGGCCACCACCAGACCGACGATCACGACACCGATCACGACGGCAATTAGGGTCTCGATCAGGGTGAAGCCGTATTGGGAACGACGGGTGGGCGGGGGGTGAGGCATAGGGAGCTCCTGTGAATCGAGGAAGAGTTCGGGGCGGCGCAGGACGGCGTTGGGTGGGATGTCCTGTGGGTGTGAGCCGATGGCGCGGGGTCGGGCTGGGTGAGTCATGGGGTGCCGCCGGGGGCAGTGGCGATGGCTGCGAGGGTGAAGTCGCTGCTGCGGATCTGCACGCGGTAGGTGGGCGGGTCGCCACCCAACGGGCTGATTTGCCCGCTCAACGCGGGACGCAGCGCCGCTCGCTTGCTGCCACTGCTGGCGAGCACCTGCAGGTCTTCAGCAGAGAGATCGAGTGGGCGAGCGTACTGAAGGCCGCCCTGCTGGATTGACGCGGTGACGGCGGTAAGCGCGTCGGCGGCGTAGGTGCTGAGCTGGCTGCTGCTGACGGTGCGGGCGCTCTGGAGATTGACCGTCGCAAAGGCGACCAAGGCCAGGACGATCACCACAGCGGAGAGCAGGGCTTCGATGAGCGTGATGCCCGCGGTGCGGGTCCGGGTGTGCTGCATGGATCCCTCCTGGGGTCACTGGAAGATGTTGCCGGGGTTGTGAGGCGGCAACTTGATCGGTGGGGTGGACGTGCCGCCCGGGTTCCCGGTGTCGTCGCTCCCACCATGAATGGGTGCGGGTGTCGTCGGGAAGGTCGGTGCAGGGGTGGTGTCGGGCGGCAGGGTGGTGACAGGATCGGGCGTCACTGGCGTCGGGTTGGCGTCGGCGGCAACGGTGCTGGGTTCTGGAGCAGGAAGGCCCGCCGAGCAGCTGCCGCTGATCGGGAGACCGCTGGCATTGAGCGCCACGAGCGTGCAGGGAAAATTGTTCGCATTGACGGTCACGACGCCCGTGCTGCTTCCATCGGGGGTGATGTCGAGCGTGCCGCTGAGGGTGGCCTGCGCGAAGGTATCGGTATCGGTCGTGTCCGGCGAACTGATCGACAGCTGCGTGCCCTGGGCGACCACGTGGATCGGGTTGCGGTCGGAGATGGCCTGGACGTGGGCTGCTTCGAGGGTGGTGGCGACGCGCTGCGCGAGGGTGGCCTGATCGACCGGATGATTCAGGCGGGGAAGCTGGGTGACGGCGATGGTGGTGGTCAGGCCGATCAGCACGATGGTGACCAGCACCTCCATCAGCGTGAGGGCGGCTATGCGGCGCTTCATGGGGCGCTCGCAATGGTGCCGTCCGGCAGCGTGACGCTGACCTGGTAGCTGCGGGTATTCAGAGGGGAGGCGACACACCGAGCGCCGGCGGGCGCCGCGTCCCAGCCGTTGCCGCCATTGGGGGTGGTCACGCCGGTCGTGGTGACGTCTTGTGCGGCCGTGCAATCGACCGTCCCGAAGCTGCTGCTGGTGAGCTGTGGATTACTCGCCAACACCGTGTTCAGTGCCAGCCGCACGCTCTGGGCGTGCAGCTGGGCACGCCGGGTATCGGTACTGCTCGTCGCGCCCCGGTAACTCGGCAGCAGTACCACTGCCAGCGCTGCGATGATCGCCAC
This portion of the Deinococcus ruber genome encodes:
- a CDS encoding UvrD-helicase domain-containing protein, whose translation is MLPRMRPSSHYPVVLIPPRLQAALEAVPELPTFGLGAPQAASFPADLPAGKSFVAALFTLFGLKRQAEELLAPERLKAQQRFLAATTAYEQAKAVFEVEARAQQTPAAVRAYRRQRVAALFETSLPDAPGDSFARAGVAELHLFDTLQQVFPGRILRRRLLNTGTVYHPDYVYVDPAQRLRIDIELDEPYVLNTRLPIHYLDDDHKSVDHTRDQAFLSAGWPIIRFSEQQAVTDPLGCARQLADLIEQLIGHTTVRVNAVPPVQPHPRWTRADANRMAELHTRGPLLKDVKRAEELPVKQATPIFVPSRHQQRIFDFLRTGTGHGMVVAVAGSGKSTTLLEAIKVIRETQPNARVILLAFNRSIRGELAGKLQEAGLHNVETATFNGFGQRVLNAHRPGSQVIRHKAAAMIQQAAREVQGKSLDRVQLEKARKIFALFQSYIRLDPTNPEDVQQLSRQYKVPEAESLRQVTVRALELNVQSYQQQNTLTLDDQNYLPVKLNLPIRPYDFVFVDECQDLTQTQLELVRRAAGEHGRLLFVGDPRQAIMGFRGADNDSIEHIKALPSSPTLLDLTVSYRCPKAHVGLARRLMPSLEAAPKAAEGEVYEVGWTEAFRYIQEGDLLFARYNAGLDLMVMELLARGFTLAYEGKQTNRSSQGAEETEGSDSNRVADLIAKVRGAALTFDTAVRPHRPRVGPRDHADEVLMPWLLGQLAEQARHWDGDAFAAFVERVTQPDLRTGVRVSTAHQAKGLEARRVFVMGYGHFGQSRQDQQEWEFQQELNLQYVALTRSKHTLFLVGLPD
- a CDS encoding MSCRAMM family protein, with amino-acid sequence MPHPPPTRRSQYGFTLIETLIAVVIGVVIVGLVVAAFPRVSQQLAGRAQDASASINVTKQVQIFQEAFRSGGFASFINADSHSLDAVFTLRGAVIVPLQNDIHAQTLLYIPGLNAAVGDEVLLVAANGVAKLETVRSHPDTTHYVVDCPTGLPSDNTILAWPARRLAFDLRSGQIRRTTQGRTDTLGSSAGLGFSYVYQTPSGTFIRDPQGAPANTTSAGTLFGFIPMAIDAGTNIDRLAMVPLHPQKITRMLGCAEMGLTIPNEAQVKVTILGVPSGSTPDVTVHGPDSSVEGQRPVVSTAYMPVKPGSYSLTANDIVAGGETYSVTVGGSPAKLFDTWGTAFLQAKYVVSTGGVHLTVAGLPGSNGTNLSIKGQTPFSKTGLTNGSYEVHGLLPGTYLLAGTSSTVGSATYTAPAVMLTVLAGQQTNATLTFTAPAAVSPTPPAPIANTPVGDLRIQVSGLNGQSALAQIAGASNYSLYLTDGVTTVQNLPTGSYVLTPSNVGSTRPQSPSNTLTITEGQTTTVVVTYISPPVPVSPPAVAADVGSLKIIVQGLNGHTASATLIGPSNLRLTLADGSLRIDYLPVGDYVLRPSNSGTFVPASPAYAIHIEKNQLQSVVVKYADAQPKGNITLRVIGLPESTGTSVYVQGPTTIRMDGSRSTTPMAANNIPTGTYSVNAPTAVNSNGVTVTPTITPTKIFDLPSDTTIFVTVDYSASSPPATTPPDAGNTGGGSTSCPAGWSFEQCNANGWNGSATDPDHPHDPTFCAQNPGYANCGGSSGGNSDPPKEPKHDPS
- a CDS encoding type IV pilus modification PilV family protein; this encodes MQHTRTRTAGITLIEALLSAVVIVLALVAFATVNLQSARTVSSSQLSTYAADALTAVTASIQQGGLQYARPLDLSAEDLQVLASSGSKRAALRPALSGQISPLGGDPPTYRVQIRSSDFTLAAIATAPGGTP
- a CDS encoding pilus assembly FimT family protein, with translation MKRRIAALTLMEVLVTIVLIGLTTTIAVTQLPRLNHPVDQATLAQRVATTLEAAHVQAISDRNPIHVVAQGTQLSISSPDTTDTDTFAQATLSGTLDITPDGSSTGVVTVNANNFPCTLVALNASGLPISGSCSAGLPAPEPSTVAADANPTPVTPDPVTTLPPDTTPAPTFPTTPAPIHGGSDDTGNPGGTSTPPIKLPPHNPGNIFQ
- a CDS encoding prepilin-type N-terminal cleavage/methylation domain-containing protein; the encoded protein is MDKSGFTLIELLIAVAIIAALAVVLLPSYRGATSSTDTRRAQLHAQSVRLALNTVLASNPQLTSSSFGTVDCTAAQDVTTTGVTTPNGGNGWDAAPAGARCVASPLNTRSYQVSVTLPDGTIASAP